In one Vigna radiata var. radiata cultivar VC1973A unplaced genomic scaffold, Vradiata_ver6 scaffold_158, whole genome shotgun sequence genomic region, the following are encoded:
- the LOC106752478 gene encoding uncharacterized protein LOC106752478, with product MGNSLRCCLACVLPCGALDLIRIVHLNGYVEEITRSITAGEVLKANPNHVLSKPSSQGVVRRILILSPETELKRGSIYFLIPESSLPENKRQAGKGSIGGDGGIKKKASTMKNNKGDGDDFPSRSRKPSHKEKKSLCRDRRKGRIGIWKPHLESISED from the coding sequence ATGGGAAATAGCTTAAGGTGCTGTTTGGCTTGTGTTCTTCCATGTGGGGCACTAGACTTGATTCGAATAGTGCATTTGAATGGTTATGTGGAAGAGATTACACGTTCAATCACGGCTGGAGAGGTTCTCAAAGCAAACCCTAACCATGTTCTTAGCAAACCTAGCTCTCAAGGAGTTGTTCGCCGGATTTTGATCCTCTCGCCGGAGACCGAGCTCAAAAGGGGCAGCATCTACTTCTTGATCCCGGAATCTTCGCTGCCGGAGAATAAACGACAAGCCGGAAAAGGAAGCATTGGCGGTGACGGTGGTATAAAAAAGAAAGCATCAACGATGAAGAACAACAAGGGTGATGGTGATGATTTTCCATCGCGATCACGCAAGCCTTCTCACAAAGAGAAAAAATCGTTATGCCGTGATCGCCGAAAAGGTCGCATTGGAATATGGAAACCTCATTTGGAGAGTATATCGGAAGACTAG
- the LOC106752438 gene encoding cation/H(+) antiporter 14-like, with the protein MTLSTFAEFGMMVHFFKMGVQIDPKQIWKIKKQAIVIGVVGHVSSLACSSVILNMFRSIYPEETKDPSVHALLILSSVTPFPVVTSFLTEMNIINSEVGRIAVSTSLVSDSFMWVFYFVVIKSVTAIRRETYKPFTEIMVSISYFALLFFLLRPLVIWISNRNPRGKPMTETHFISIICILLLVGFTASITGQAPFVVAFFFGLILPDGPPLGSLLTEKLDIVGSTLIVPSYCTIVALKTSPRSLADVKSLTIELILLAMYLGKFLGTIFSSLLFQLDFSDSFALSLIMCCKGLTDLSFLNLLLNMKALDEKTFTLGIFTMVVVTGCASLCVHHMYDPSKKYRSYIKRTIRNSQPEPDLKILACVHHEENVYPIVNLLQAANPREDTPLSVFVLHLVELSGSVIPTLSEDNIATKSSQHIQNVFDQFHKHNFGSVNLHFFTAKTPFVSMPYDVCNLAMEFTSNIVIMPFHKWYSKDNNIEYLNASIRTLNQHVLKKAPCSVGIFVDRGQINDKGFVLYEKLICEVAMIYLGGGDDQEALSFSLRIAQHPNVRLTVFWVRVKTQSKQRKTKNPYIDLREHIRYSSYLEGKVTFNEEVVEDGADTTKAILRIEKLFSLIIVGKHHVKDSPCTLGLTEWCELPELGPLGNLLATSDFTCSFFVVQEQPRWF; encoded by the exons ATGACACTATCAACATTCGCTGAATTTGGCATGATGGTCCATTTCTTTAAGATGGGAGTGCAGATTGATCCCAAGCAAATCTGGAAGATTAAAAAGCAAGCAATAGTGATTGGTGTAGTTGGTCACGTGTCATCTTTAGCATGTAGTagtgtaattttaaatatgtttagatCAATCTACCCAGAGGAAACTAAAGACCCAAGTGTTCATGCTTTACTGATACTATCTTCTGTGACTCCGTTTCCTGTTGTAACTTCGTTTCTAACAGAGATGAATATTATTAATTCAGAGGTTGGACGCATAGCTGTATCCACTTCTCTGGTCAGTGATTCATTCATGtgggtattttattttgtggtaATCAAAAGTGTTACAGCGATTCGACGAGAAACATATAAACCTTTTACAGAAATAATGGTGTCGATTTCTTATTTCGCCCTTTTATTCTTCCTTTTAAGGCCATTAGTTATATGGATCTCCAATCGTAATCCACGAGGAAAACCAATGACAGAaactcattttatttcaatcatttGTATACTTTTGTTAGTTGGTTTTACTGCAAGTATTACAGGACAAGCTCCTTTTGTTGTTGCCTTTTTTTTTGGGTTGATCTTACCTGATGGTCCCCCTTTAGGTTCTCTTCTCACAGAAAAGCTTGACATTGTCGGTTCTACTTTGATAGTTCCATCTTATTGTACCATTGTTGCCCTTAAAACCAGTCCTCGTTCATTAGCAGATGTCAAGTCACTCACCATTGAGCTTATCTTACTTGCAATGTACCTAGGCAAGTTTCTTGGCACCATTTTCTCCTCACTTCTTTTTCAGCTTGATTTTTCCGATTCTTTTGCATTGTCTCTAATCATGTGTTGTAAAGGCCTCACGGATCTCTCCTTCCTCAACTTATTATTGAATATGAAG GCATTAGATGAGAAAACTTTCACCCTTGGTATATTTACCATGGTGGTAGTAACTGGTTGTGCAAGTCTTTGTGTTCATCACATGTATGATCCTTCGAAAAAGTATAGATCATATATTAAAAGGACAATCAGGAATTCTCAGCCAGAACCAGATCTCAAAATACTTGCATGTGTCCATCATGAAGAAAATGTATATCCAATCGTTAACCTTTTGCAAGCAGCTAACCCCAGAGAGGATACACCACTCTCAGTCTTTGTCCTTCACCTTGTGGAGCTTTCAGGCAGTGTCATTCCCACTCTTTCAGAAGATAACATTGCTACCAAGTCATCTCAACACATACAAAACGTCTTTGATCAATTTCACAAGCACAACTTCGGTTCTGTCAACCTGCATTTCTTCACAGCAAAAACCCCATTTGTCAGCATGCCCTACGATGTATGCAACCTTGCAATGGAGTTCACGTCTAACATTGTCATTATGCCATTTCATAAATGGTACAGCAAAGATAATAATATTGAGTACTTAAATGCTTCCATCAGGACACTCAACCAACATGTTCTAAAGAAAGCTCCTTGCTCTGTTGGAATCTTTGTAGATCGGGGTCAGATCAATGACAAAGGATTTGTGTTATATGAGAAGTTGATTTGTGAAGTTGCAATGATCTACTTGGGTGGAGGTGATGATCAAGAGGCATTGTCTTTTAGTTTACGTATAGCTCAGCATCCAAATGTCAGACTCACGGTATTTTGGGTTAGGGTTAAAACGCAAAGCAAACAAAGGAAAACGAAGAACCCTTACATTGACTTGAGGGAGCATATACGTTATAGTAGTTACCTTGAAGGAAAAGTAACATTCAATGAAGAGGTTGTTGAAGATGGAGCAGATACAACAAAAGCTATTCTAAGAATAGAGAAACTCTTTAGTTTGATCATAGTTGGTAAGCATCATGTGAAAGACTCTCCATGTACATTAGGATTGACAGAATGGTGTGAACTTCCTGAGCTTGGTCCACTTGGAAATCTCTTAGCTACATCAGATTTTACATGTTCATTTTTTGTGGTACAAGAACAACCAAGGTGGTTCTAG
- the LOC106752439 gene encoding cation/H(+) antiporter 15 isoform X1: protein MEVGQENFIRSTVSVATNSLGEPFICHSTTNQINSKGIWFGDDPLTYSLPIFLLQLFLMFIFTHFFYIILKPFGQTAVVSQILGGMTLGPSILGHSATFSEKVFPLKERSVLDTVTFFGFMLFIFLSGVKIDPTITFRLGRRNCVVGIAGYFVPYILAKVVLYILNHSASFDSDSYRMLYVVIEIQCIAAFPVITRFLSELQILNSEIGRLAASSSLVAEACFIVNMTLTFFIKLSLTKSIVVSIGSFLSSLVLFLFIIYVVHPAALWAIQQSPEGKPVEEIYICAVLVTLMICGLLGEIIGINALAVSFFIGLAIPDGPPLGAALVDKLDCFVSVVCIPMLFIIVGLRTNVYAIQTKKNVLGIQLIICTTFCGKVLGALLPLLYLRMPVRDAFALGFIMNIKGTVEMALLITLKLKNMVNDECFALMVLNLLFVSGIVSPVVKSLYDPSRRFLAYKRRTLMHHNNDEQLRILACIHKQENVLGILNLLSASNPTKESPIDLVVLQLIKLVGRSSSVLVAHVPCKKFGELPTLSDQIFNSFDKFADAYNGKITIHSYKGISPYATMHNDVCYLALEKRTTFIILPFHKRWIFGRTTESSFPFQQINKHVLEKAPCSVGVLIDRGNQKMFWCGHTKESTYHVAVFFFGGADDRETLAYAKRMLDQPYVYITLFLFSSTTEIVGGTETSKMLDTEILSEFRLKAFRNERVSFKDEMITSGRDLLSVVEYMESYYDLVLVGRKHGDSKVMSELHKWKNGELGVVGEILVSLNVGAQTSILVVQQQTRYWGSRNPEDSIRKV from the exons ATGGAGGTAGGTCAGGAAAACTTCATTCGCAGTACCGTAAGTGTTGCAACCAATTCTCTTGGAGAGCCTTTCATATGTCATAGCACAACCAATCAAATCAACTCCAAGGGAATCTGGTTTGGAGATGACCCACTTACATATTCTCTCCCCATTTTCTTGCTCCAACTTTTTCTCATGTTCATCTTCACccatttcttttacattattctCAAGCCTTTTGGTCAAACGGCTGTTGTTTCTCAAATTCTT GGTGGTATGACTTTAGGTCCTTCTATTCTTGGACACAGTGCAACATTTTCTGAGAAGGTTTTCCCATTAAAAGAGAGAAGTGTGCTTGATACAGTGACTTTTTTTGGATTTATGTTATTCATCTTCTTAAGTGGGGTAAAGATAGATCCAACCATCACTTTTAGATTAGGTAGAAGGAATTGTGTTGTAGGAATTGCAGGCTATTTTGTTCCGTACATTCTTGCCAAAGTGGTTTTGTATATCCTCAACCATTCCGCATCATTTGATAGTGATTCTTATAGGATGCTCTATGTTGTGATAGAAATTCAATGTATTGCAGCCTTTCCGGTAATCACTCGCTTTCTTTCTGAACTTCAGATCCTCAATTCAGAGATTGGGAGGTTGGCCGCTTCTTCTTCATTAGTGGCTGAGGCTTGCTTCATTGTAAACATgacattaacattttttattaagttatctTTAACAAAGTCAATAGTAGTATCTATTGGATCTTTCTTGTCCTCCCTAGTACTTTTTTTGTTCATCATATATGTAGTTCACCCAGCTGCATTATGGGCAATTCAACAATCACCAGAAGGAAAACCAGTGGAAGAAATTTACATTTGTGCAGTTCTTGTAACACTAATGATTTGTGGACTCCTAGGTGAAATCATTGGCATAAATGCACTTGCTGTGTCTTTCTTTATTGGGCTAGCTATACCTGATGGTCCGCCCTTGGGAGCAGCACTGGTAGACAAGCTTGATTGCTTTGTTTCTGTTGTGTGCATACCTATGCTTTTTATCATAGTTGGATTAAGGACAAATGTCTATGCCATACAGACCAAGAAGAACGTACTTGGAATTCAATTAATCATTTGCACTACTTTTTGTGGCAAAGTTTTAGGGGCTTTGTTGCCTCTCCTTTACCTTAGGATGCCAGTTCGAGATGCCTTTGCTCTTGGTTTTATAATGAACATCAAAGGCACGGTTGAAATGGCCTTGTTGATtacattgaaattgaaaaat ATGGTGAATGATGAATGCTTTGCACTTATGGTTCTAAATTTGCTTTTTGTAAGCGGGATTGTGTCCCCTGTTGTAAAAAGTCTATATGATCCTTCAAGGAGGTTTCTTGCTTACAAAAGGAGGACACTTATGCATCACAACAATGATGAACAGTTGCGCATACTAGCTTGCATTCATAAACAAGAAAATGTTCTGGGTATTTTAAACCTCCTTTCTGCTTCCAATCCCACTAAAGAAAGCCCTATTGATTTAGTTGTGCTCCAACTTATTAAGCTTGTGGGGCGATCTTCCTCTGTTCTAGTTGCACATGTGCCGTGTAAGAAGTTCGGGGAACTTCCTACTCTAAGTGATCAGATTTTTAACTCATTCGACAAGTTTGCAGATGCATACAACGGCAAGATCACCATACATAGCTATAAAGGCATTTCTCCCTATGCTACAATGCATAATGATGTGTGCTACTTGGCACTTGAAAAGAGaacaacttttattatattacccTTTCATAAGCGATGGATATTTGGGAGGACAACTGAGTCGTCTTTTCCTTTTCAGCAAATTAACAAACATGTTTTAGAGAAGGCTCCTTGCTCAGTTGGTGTCCTTATTGATCGTGGCAATCAGAAGATGTTTTGGTGTGGCCACACAAAGGAATCAACCTATCACGTGGCTGTGTTTTTCTTTGGGGGTGCAGATGATCGAGAAACACTTGCATATGCAAAGCGTATGTTGGATCAACCTTATGTCTACATTacgctttttcttttttcatctaCAACTGAAATTGTTGGAGGAACAGAAACAAGCAAAATGCTTGACACAGAAATCTTAAGTGAATTTAGGCTTAAGGCCTTCCGAAATGAGAGAGTTTCTTTCAAAGATGAGATGATAACCTCTGGAAGAGATTTACTTTCAGTTGTTGAATACATGGAGAGTTATTATGACCTTGTCCTGGTTGGGAGGAAGCATGGTGATTCAAAAGTAATGTCAGAACTTCATAAATGGAAGAATGGGGAATTGGGAGTTGTTGGAGAGATTCTTGTCTCTTTAAATGTTGGAGCCCAAACATCCATTTTAGTGGTGCAACAACAAACCAGATATTGGGGATCACGTAATCCAGAGGACTCTATAAGAAAAGTATAA
- the LOC106752439 gene encoding cation/H(+) antiporter 15 isoform X2: MEGGMTLGPSILGHSATFSEKVFPLKERSVLDTVTFFGFMLFIFLSGVKIDPTITFRLGRRNCVVGIAGYFVPYILAKVVLYILNHSASFDSDSYRMLYVVIEIQCIAAFPVITRFLSELQILNSEIGRLAASSSLVAEACFIVNMTLTFFIKLSLTKSIVVSIGSFLSSLVLFLFIIYVVHPAALWAIQQSPEGKPVEEIYICAVLVTLMICGLLGEIIGINALAVSFFIGLAIPDGPPLGAALVDKLDCFVSVVCIPMLFIIVGLRTNVYAIQTKKNVLGIQLIICTTFCGKVLGALLPLLYLRMPVRDAFALGFIMNIKGTVEMALLITLKLKNMVNDECFALMVLNLLFVSGIVSPVVKSLYDPSRRFLAYKRRTLMHHNNDEQLRILACIHKQENVLGILNLLSASNPTKESPIDLVVLQLIKLVGRSSSVLVAHVPCKKFGELPTLSDQIFNSFDKFADAYNGKITIHSYKGISPYATMHNDVCYLALEKRTTFIILPFHKRWIFGRTTESSFPFQQINKHVLEKAPCSVGVLIDRGNQKMFWCGHTKESTYHVAVFFFGGADDRETLAYAKRMLDQPYVYITLFLFSSTTEIVGGTETSKMLDTEILSEFRLKAFRNERVSFKDEMITSGRDLLSVVEYMESYYDLVLVGRKHGDSKVMSELHKWKNGELGVVGEILVSLNVGAQTSILVVQQQTRYWGSRNPEDSIRKV, translated from the exons ATGGAG GGTGGTATGACTTTAGGTCCTTCTATTCTTGGACACAGTGCAACATTTTCTGAGAAGGTTTTCCCATTAAAAGAGAGAAGTGTGCTTGATACAGTGACTTTTTTTGGATTTATGTTATTCATCTTCTTAAGTGGGGTAAAGATAGATCCAACCATCACTTTTAGATTAGGTAGAAGGAATTGTGTTGTAGGAATTGCAGGCTATTTTGTTCCGTACATTCTTGCCAAAGTGGTTTTGTATATCCTCAACCATTCCGCATCATTTGATAGTGATTCTTATAGGATGCTCTATGTTGTGATAGAAATTCAATGTATTGCAGCCTTTCCGGTAATCACTCGCTTTCTTTCTGAACTTCAGATCCTCAATTCAGAGATTGGGAGGTTGGCCGCTTCTTCTTCATTAGTGGCTGAGGCTTGCTTCATTGTAAACATgacattaacattttttattaagttatctTTAACAAAGTCAATAGTAGTATCTATTGGATCTTTCTTGTCCTCCCTAGTACTTTTTTTGTTCATCATATATGTAGTTCACCCAGCTGCATTATGGGCAATTCAACAATCACCAGAAGGAAAACCAGTGGAAGAAATTTACATTTGTGCAGTTCTTGTAACACTAATGATTTGTGGACTCCTAGGTGAAATCATTGGCATAAATGCACTTGCTGTGTCTTTCTTTATTGGGCTAGCTATACCTGATGGTCCGCCCTTGGGAGCAGCACTGGTAGACAAGCTTGATTGCTTTGTTTCTGTTGTGTGCATACCTATGCTTTTTATCATAGTTGGATTAAGGACAAATGTCTATGCCATACAGACCAAGAAGAACGTACTTGGAATTCAATTAATCATTTGCACTACTTTTTGTGGCAAAGTTTTAGGGGCTTTGTTGCCTCTCCTTTACCTTAGGATGCCAGTTCGAGATGCCTTTGCTCTTGGTTTTATAATGAACATCAAAGGCACGGTTGAAATGGCCTTGTTGATtacattgaaattgaaaaat ATGGTGAATGATGAATGCTTTGCACTTATGGTTCTAAATTTGCTTTTTGTAAGCGGGATTGTGTCCCCTGTTGTAAAAAGTCTATATGATCCTTCAAGGAGGTTTCTTGCTTACAAAAGGAGGACACTTATGCATCACAACAATGATGAACAGTTGCGCATACTAGCTTGCATTCATAAACAAGAAAATGTTCTGGGTATTTTAAACCTCCTTTCTGCTTCCAATCCCACTAAAGAAAGCCCTATTGATTTAGTTGTGCTCCAACTTATTAAGCTTGTGGGGCGATCTTCCTCTGTTCTAGTTGCACATGTGCCGTGTAAGAAGTTCGGGGAACTTCCTACTCTAAGTGATCAGATTTTTAACTCATTCGACAAGTTTGCAGATGCATACAACGGCAAGATCACCATACATAGCTATAAAGGCATTTCTCCCTATGCTACAATGCATAATGATGTGTGCTACTTGGCACTTGAAAAGAGaacaacttttattatattacccTTTCATAAGCGATGGATATTTGGGAGGACAACTGAGTCGTCTTTTCCTTTTCAGCAAATTAACAAACATGTTTTAGAGAAGGCTCCTTGCTCAGTTGGTGTCCTTATTGATCGTGGCAATCAGAAGATGTTTTGGTGTGGCCACACAAAGGAATCAACCTATCACGTGGCTGTGTTTTTCTTTGGGGGTGCAGATGATCGAGAAACACTTGCATATGCAAAGCGTATGTTGGATCAACCTTATGTCTACATTacgctttttcttttttcatctaCAACTGAAATTGTTGGAGGAACAGAAACAAGCAAAATGCTTGACACAGAAATCTTAAGTGAATTTAGGCTTAAGGCCTTCCGAAATGAGAGAGTTTCTTTCAAAGATGAGATGATAACCTCTGGAAGAGATTTACTTTCAGTTGTTGAATACATGGAGAGTTATTATGACCTTGTCCTGGTTGGGAGGAAGCATGGTGATTCAAAAGTAATGTCAGAACTTCATAAATGGAAGAATGGGGAATTGGGAGTTGTTGGAGAGATTCTTGTCTCTTTAAATGTTGGAGCCCAAACATCCATTTTAGTGGTGCAACAACAAACCAGATATTGGGGATCACGTAATCCAGAGGACTCTATAAGAAAAGTATAA